In the genome of Mycoplasma seminis, one region contains:
- a CDS encoding Mbov_0399 family ICE element protein, with amino-acid sequence MQSSAVKQLYQNSGGLNNSITSFLSRADIGTNLTSLHEYSKIKADVFYNDFEKSILFKQGSFGKRVVMINEDEILREITQESEKAKETKIEKQIKKDLARVKQAEKRVKEKKQKENGISTTVRFYNVDDITRLNKLKKQLAGNNVALSSYLSEMISTQLANEEKAIILKDIKNDLFYSFRKSFFASLSPFQHNIISEIENVEDEIKILNEKMDLLLQAMSGYNISQNDLDKISQHKKDLQKTREKQQHKNKKEDDNREKRLENFQAYDTKQEFDTDIYKDVIDDEILIKNKKLLLLGASAISTVPCFVSSIIFNYNTIPSGEYNISYALSQMHNNMQNTLTSFSWTFNVNKEIWNSKYFGDKWIEDLYFWFGNRGFNIDNTEVDTKYVIDNSNLSSRRYKKRMTFHQEMVDYINSGTPLSIKYDKSVVIPKFDINVIKNHISWNKFLKSIDFGSFNVYAIYTANNKTSLNPKVNIILDEIIFEYSYIDDEKYNKYKNYKIAQQYNNFVDELKNYWEKSLTVITDTGGDIETELKKGSEKSLKSNWEYLNDEVDRVNNKIRSKIAKQMRLNKDDIVNLSMGKVDGSHINLYLSSPWSNYMIYKNLKVNFAPSEYFKSQEVDKRLTIDLGKWVDFETGTTELVDDKLIRVPNDKEIKCKGKKCYLGKYEVHTPLKVSFTTLNENEVLKINGKRIDVLDKFFSEELKDNRSSANDTEREFDSGVETTNINGEEVAKTEENSHSKNEYKIEILTYNGKGNLDENLVKHYKKILVINSRSIQEDFKWYAWNPNENYHQKVLISPYKIDEDGNEIKDEKGNKIPNELYDASIDANTGTKKQLIWVDSKGFQFYEENYNEDEEYTASWYNAYKTDDKQATYYSDTYLPLGAKTLFKPNLKDAGFIAEAVVLGKGGLKSYIGKTKDVKIFKILTDMEDALAYNTNYYDDTNQNSENNYISTSGLYLIVQNGENTISNFKFVLIDDKTSPQSFFTDNVSNAYLIPFWNSKIGAEMYNFISEKYQLKDDVIFSLKYEDIMEYYKLFMNAVYNNEKFNSYIAISPLLKGYKQLTKEEFTEKFADGDSWKFNDIKKYFFDDFKGANYVEIDKISFDGNNAVKLHLKLNSYNINHKLSAEEITIPLKINGEDKQVINISWNAEYINTTLKETWSFEEFKNKITSNTQMWLNDFKHYDKVTLSANWDNNFMRLNVALKEEFLKEYSLSGASSFLIDITEKWNKQKQINTKDIFSNYADLKINLKGENNVEKIKDTIKKQVINHFNSLILGVDYDIANLDAVANERKFVELEIDGNKGKKYSNLELIAKQGKNGRRLVKIYNSVPNILSQEVDLSKIKLQEVQLQNSDNTTMLKELYEKINTQLTQYNITIPRDLSFTWNEDLMLAILKRKGSFKAEIKGKNALIKNSTIINITTQVKADEKVLIDLSLLSDMEEIQLSENKLSVLKDKLINRIKTYLFEKFYLIQNKDYKFDWNAINSAIREVAKSDNIKHSGYVNIYAVENVSQGTKAFKFSNKTNKEIEDDLVDIIDLSKIQDWDNHSYSFNSMSALRNAVINDLIAYLKTQNLNIYKDYTLDFNELNNTIKQVLKADGIKHSGYITIYGVNNISDGNKSFEFSNTNDKEVIDDLDKEIIIKTTEKLKDLSVIKGASFLYSQNDLEALKTAFVSDLDKYLNNVYGLKYNADYELNADELNEAIRGIAKSDGKLHSTSIKLYPLGESKNNGYVFLSNHTNKDIIDNLTNGINNPNNKKSIAQKVVWFIGIPLGILAVGASSLLGWFIYMRKYRNKVK; translated from the coding sequence TTGCAATCGAGCGCTGTTAAACAGCTTTATCAAAACAGTGGTGGATTAAATAATTCAATTACAAGCTTTTTATCACGAGCTGATATTGGAACTAATTTAACTTCACTGCACGAGTATTCAAAAATAAAAGCTGATGTGTTTTACAATGATTTTGAAAAAAGCATTTTATTTAAACAAGGAAGCTTTGGAAAAAGAGTAGTAATGATTAATGAAGATGAAATATTAAGAGAAATAACACAAGAGAGTGAAAAAGCTAAAGAAACAAAAATTGAAAAGCAAATTAAAAAAGATTTAGCTAGAGTTAAGCAAGCTGAAAAGAGAGTTAAAGAAAAGAAACAAAAAGAAAATGGTATTTCAACAACTGTGAGATTTTACAATGTTGATGATATAACACGACTTAATAAACTCAAAAAACAACTTGCTGGTAATAATGTTGCTTTATCATCTTATTTATCAGAAATGATTTCAACTCAACTTGCTAATGAAGAAAAAGCAATTATCTTAAAAGATATTAAAAATGATTTATTTTATTCATTTAGAAAAAGCTTTTTCGCATCACTTTCTCCATTTCAACATAATATTATTAGTGAAATTGAAAATGTGGAAGATGAAATTAAAATCCTAAATGAAAAAATGGATTTATTATTGCAAGCTATGAGTGGATACAATATTTCACAAAATGATTTAGATAAAATTTCACAACATAAAAAAGACTTACAAAAAACAAGAGAAAAGCAACAACACAAAAACAAAAAAGAAGATGATAATAGAGAAAAAAGACTTGAAAACTTTCAAGCTTATGATACAAAACAAGAGTTTGATACAGATATTTATAAGGATGTAATTGATGATGAAATTTTGATAAAGAATAAGAAGCTTTTATTACTTGGTGCAAGTGCAATAAGCACTGTACCTTGTTTTGTATCTAGTATCATATTCAACTATAATACCATACCATCTGGTGAGTATAATATATCATATGCATTAAGTCAAATGCATAATAATATGCAAAACACATTAACTTCTTTTTCTTGAACTTTTAATGTAAATAAAGAAATATGAAATAGCAAATATTTCGGTGATAAATGAATTGAAGATTTATATTTCTGATTTGGAAATCGTGGATTTAATATAGATAATACTGAAGTTGATACTAAATATGTTATTGATAATTCTAACCTGTCTTCTCGTCGCTATAAAAAAAGAATGACTTTCCATCAAGAAATGGTTGATTATATCAATAGTGGTACTCCATTGAGTATTAAATATGATAAGTCTGTAGTAATTCCTAAATTTGATATTAATGTAATTAAAAATCATATTAGTTGAAATAAATTTCTAAAATCAATTGATTTCGGTTCTTTTAATGTTTATGCAATCTACACAGCAAATAATAAAACATCCCTTAATCCTAAAGTAAATATTATTCTTGATGAAATAATATTTGAATATTCATATATTGATGATGAAAAATATAACAAATATAAAAATTATAAAATAGCACAACAATATAACAACTTTGTTGATGAGTTAAAAAATTATTGAGAAAAATCTTTAACTGTAATTACTGATACTGGTGGTGATATTGAAACTGAACTCAAAAAAGGTTCTGAAAAATCACTTAAAAGTAATTGAGAATATTTAAATGATGAAGTTGATAGAGTGAATAATAAAATTAGAAGCAAGATAGCAAAACAAATGCGTTTAAATAAAGATGATATTGTAAATCTAAGTATGGGTAAAGTAGATGGTTCGCATATTAATTTATATCTTTCATCTCCGTGAAGTAATTATATGATTTATAAAAATCTTAAAGTAAATTTTGCTCCTAGTGAATATTTCAAATCACAAGAAGTTGATAAAAGATTAACGATTGACTTAGGAAAATGAGTTGATTTTGAAACTGGAACAACTGAACTTGTTGATGATAAATTAATTAGAGTTCCTAATGATAAGGAAATTAAATGTAAAGGTAAAAAATGTTATCTTGGTAAATATGAAGTACATACTCCATTAAAAGTTTCTTTTACAACACTAAATGAAAATGAAGTGCTAAAAATTAATGGTAAAAGAATAGATGTACTTGATAAATTCTTTAGTGAAGAATTAAAAGATAATAGAAGTAGTGCTAATGATACCGAGAGAGAGTTTGATAGCGGTGTAGAAACGACTAATATTAATGGTGAAGAAGTTGCTAAAACTGAAGAAAACTCGCACTCAAAAAATGAATACAAGATTGAAATCCTTACATATAATGGAAAAGGGAATTTGGATGAAAATTTAGTTAAACATTATAAAAAGATACTTGTTATCAATTCAAGAAGTATTCAAGAAGACTTTAAATGATATGCTTGAAATCCTAATGAAAACTACCATCAAAAAGTACTTATTTCTCCTTATAAGATAGATGAAGATGGTAATGAAATTAAGGATGAAAAAGGTAATAAAATACCTAATGAACTTTATGATGCAAGTATTGATGCTAATACTGGAACTAAAAAACAATTAATTTGAGTGGATAGTAAAGGTTTTCAGTTTTATGAAGAAAACTATAATGAAGATGAAGAATATACTGCATCTTGATACAATGCATATAAAACAGATGATAAACAAGCAACATATTATAGTGATACATATCTACCATTAGGTGCTAAAACATTATTTAAACCTAATTTAAAAGATGCTGGTTTTATTGCTGAAGCTGTAGTACTTGGAAAAGGTGGATTAAAATCTTATATTGGTAAAACAAAAGATGTAAAGATATTCAAAATATTAACAGATATGGAAGATGCACTAGCATACAATACTAATTATTATGATGATACAAATCAAAATTCTGAAAATAACTATATTTCAACTAGTGGATTATATTTAATAGTGCAAAATGGTGAGAATACTATTTCTAACTTTAAATTTGTCCTAATTGATGATAAAACATCTCCACAAAGCTTTTTTACTGATAATGTTTCTAATGCATATTTAATACCATTTTGAAATTCAAAAATTGGTGCTGAAATGTATAACTTTATATCAGAAAAATATCAATTAAAAGATGATGTGATATTCTCACTTAAATATGAAGATATTATGGAATATTACAAGTTGTTTATGAATGCAGTTTATAACAATGAAAAGTTTAATTCATATATAGCTATTTCTCCACTTTTAAAAGGATATAAACAACTAACTAAAGAAGAATTCACAGAAAAATTTGCTGATGGTGATAGTTGAAAATTTAATGATATTAAAAAGTACTTTTTTGATGATTTTAAAGGTGCAAATTATGTTGAGATAGACAAAATATCATTTGATGGAAATAATGCTGTTAAATTGCATTTAAAGCTTAATTCATACAATATTAACCATAAATTAAGTGCTGAAGAAATTACTATACCACTTAAAATTAATGGTGAAGATAAGCAAGTTATTAATATTAGTTGAAATGCTGAATATATTAATACTACTTTAAAAGAAACTTGAAGTTTTGAAGAATTCAAAAACAAGATAACTTCAAATACACAAATGTGATTAAATGATTTTAAGCATTATGATAAAGTTACACTTTCAGCTAATTGAGATAATAACTTTATGAGACTTAATGTCGCATTAAAAGAAGAGTTTTTAAAAGAATATTCTCTGTCTGGTGCAAGTAGTTTTCTAATTGATATCACTGAAAAATGAAATAAACAAAAACAAATTAATACTAAAGATATCTTTAGTAATTATGCGGATTTAAAAATTAACTTAAAAGGTGAAAATAATGTTGAAAAAATAAAGGATACCATCAAGAAACAAGTTATTAATCATTTTAACTCACTTATTTTAGGTGTTGATTATGATATAGCTAATTTAGATGCTGTTGCTAATGAGAGAAAATTTGTTGAGCTAGAAATTGATGGTAATAAAGGTAAAAAATATTCTAACTTAGAATTAATTGCTAAACAAGGAAAAAACGGTAGAAGACTAGTTAAAATATACAATTCAGTTCCTAATATTCTTTCACAAGAAGTTGATTTAAGCAAAATTAAACTTCAAGAAGTACAGTTGCAAAATAGTGATAATACAACAATGTTAAAAGAGTTATATGAAAAGATAAATACTCAATTAACACAATATAACATTACAATTCCTAGAGATTTATCATTTACTTGAAATGAAGATTTGATGCTTGCTATATTAAAGAGAAAAGGTAGTTTTAAAGCTGAAATTAAAGGTAAAAATGCATTAATTAAAAACAGTACTATTATTAACATAACAACTCAAGTAAAAGCTGATGAAAAAGTTTTAATAGATTTAAGCTTGCTAAGTGATATGGAAGAAATACAACTTAGTGAAAATAAACTTTCAGTATTAAAAGATAAATTAATAAATAGAATTAAAACATACTTATTTGAGAAGTTTTATCTAATTCAAAATAAGGATTATAAGTTTGATTGAAATGCAATAAATTCTGCAATAAGAGAAGTTGCAAAATCAGATAACATTAAGCATAGTGGATATGTAAATATTTATGCTGTGGAAAATGTTTCTCAAGGTACTAAAGCTTTTAAATTTAGTAATAAAACTAATAAAGAAATTGAAGATGATTTAGTAGATATTATTGATTTAAGCAAAATTCAAGATTGAGATAATCATTCATATTCATTTAATAGTATGAGTGCATTAAGAAATGCTGTTATTAATGATTTAATCGCTTATTTAAAGACACAAAACTTAAACATATACAAAGACTATACACTAGATTTTAATGAGCTAAATAACACTATTAAACAAGTTCTAAAAGCTGATGGTATTAAGCATAGTGGATATATTACTATTTATGGTGTAAATAATATTAGTGATGGAAATAAAAGTTTTGAGTTTTCTAATACAAATGATAAAGAAGTAATTGATGATTTAGATAAAGAAATCATTATTAAAACAACTGAAAAACTTAAGGATTTAAGTGTGATAAAAGGTGCTAGTTTCTTATATTCACAAAACGATTTAGAAGCTCTTAAAACTGCATTTGTGAGTGATTTAGATAAGTATTTGAATAATGTTTATGGATTAAAGTACAATGCTGATTATGAACTTAATGCAGATGAATTAAATGAAGCTATTAGAGGTATTGCTAAAAGTGATGGAAAATTGCATTCAACAAGCATTAAATTATATCCATTAGGTGAGAGTAAAAATAATGGTTATGTATTTTTAAGTAATCATACAAATAAGGATATTATTGATAATTTAACAAATGGTATAAATAATCCTAATAATAAGAAATCCATAGCACAAAAAGTTGTGTGATTTATAGGTATTCCACTTGGTATATTAGCTGTTGGTGCAAGTAGCTTACTTGGATGATTTATCTATATGAGAAAATACAGAAATAAGGTAAAATAG
- a CDS encoding IS30 family transposase, protein MVGKSGKENYNLLTFTERKTRYGIIKKIKGKNPWNVAEVLWNLIREKQLNVKSITADNGFEFSKLFYLGYRLQIIIYRADPYASFQKGGNENFNGLVRRFFPKGTNFNNISEEEILAVQNEINNMPREIFNWQSADELFYDWNYYKDKWTPIPGDERFFIRNNLKRKSNTAKNKFFKNKSKF, encoded by the coding sequence ATCGTTGGAAAATCCGGAAAGGAAAACTATAACTTGTTAACTTTTACAGAAAGAAAAACAAGATACGGAATAATTAAAAAGATAAAGGGTAAAAATCCATGAAATGTTGCAGAGGTTTTATGAAATTTAATTAGAGAAAAACAATTAAATGTTAAAAGCATAACAGCTGATAATGGATTTGAGTTCTCAAAACTTTTTTATCTAGGATATAGGCTTCAAATTATTATTTATCGTGCAGACCCATATGCTTCATTTCAAAAAGGAGGAAACGAAAACTTTAATGGTTTAGTTAGAAGATTCTTTCCAAAAGGCACAAATTTTAATAATATTTCTGAAGAAGAAATATTGGCTGTACAAAATGAAATAAATAATATGCCTAGGGAAATTTTCAATTGACAATCAGCTGATGAACTATTCTATGACTGAAATTATTATAAGGATAAATGGACACCAATACCAGGTGATGAACGCTTTTTTATCAGAAACAATTTAAAAAGAAAATCGAATACAGCAAAAAACAAATTTTTTAAAAATAAAAGTAAATTTTAG
- a CDS encoding Mbov_0400 family ICE element protein encodes MSQDKLKIMWNTNDWTDEIDGIAFDDNGNAIKPYQKGFNNRPLVIFEVADKTYYLLIRSYKEITKKRFGEVEISKQDDKNSKLKRNSLVDTSNIHIMKTKYFKKIYSEDEYKTLYDFSCEKQFEIMSNVFKNLIKNQATMQEIKVDENLEAYSTLYVNKYQQNIIYKHQYIINKNIILLNLADWILDETNKLDSFLDEIQKDKLWYINQIFNVFNCDLKENGLTYKGFKISSQFASIDKIIKNDETIIKKLIEYNENNNASEAININKIVSYILEIIENYDDNSVATETFSEDFNTEDEISTQETAEVDDNSTNENSNVDYSEYYDGFSETEEDINANEDIQTEEKLNETEIKTEEAFEEIQEETTIFDGDDGIYNAYEEAQKTFNIEEHYMTNEEIKEKFGVDLDAYDDEDLIQDDDINVENNDDIEEETSSFKM; translated from the coding sequence ATGAGTCAAGATAAACTCAAAATAATGTGAAATACAAATGATTGAACTGATGAAATAGATGGTATCGCATTTGATGATAATGGAAATGCAATTAAACCTTATCAAAAAGGTTTCAATAATCGTCCTTTGGTTATTTTTGAAGTCGCTGATAAAACATATTATTTACTAATTAGAAGTTATAAAGAGATTACTAAAAAACGGTTTGGTGAAGTAGAAATAAGCAAGCAAGATGATAAAAATAGTAAATTAAAAAGAAATTCATTAGTTGATACTTCTAATATTCATATTATGAAAACTAAATATTTTAAAAAGATTTATAGTGAAGATGAATACAAAACTTTATATGATTTCAGTTGTGAAAAACAATTTGAAATAATGTCTAATGTTTTTAAAAATTTAATCAAAAATCAAGCAACGATGCAAGAGATTAAAGTTGATGAAAATTTAGAAGCATATTCAACATTATATGTAAATAAATATCAACAAAATATTATCTATAAACATCAATACATCATAAATAAAAATATAATTCTTCTTAATCTTGCTGATTGAATATTGGATGAAACTAATAAATTAGATAGTTTTCTTGATGAAATACAAAAAGATAAGCTTTGATATATTAATCAAATTTTCAATGTATTTAATTGTGATTTAAAAGAGAATGGATTAACTTATAAAGGTTTTAAGATATCAAGTCAATTTGCAAGCATTGATAAAATCATAAAAAACGATGAAACTATAATTAAAAAACTTATTGAATATAATGAAAATAATAATGCTTCAGAAGCAATAAATATCAATAAAATAGTATCTTATATTCTTGAAATAATAGAAAATTATGATGATAATTCTGTTGCAACTGAAACATTTAGTGAAGATTTTAATACTGAAGATGAAATAAGTACTCAAGAGACTGCTGAAGTTGATGATAATTCTACTAATGAAAATTCTAATGTAGATTACTCAGAATATTATGATGGATTTTCTGAAACTGAAGAAGATATTAATGCTAATGAAGATATTCAGACAGAAGAAAAGCTTAATGAAACTGAAATTAAAACTGAAGAAGCATTTGAAGAAATTCAAGAAGAAACAACTATTTTTGATGGTGATGATGGTATTTACAATGCATATGAAGAAGCACAAAAGACTTTTAATATTGAAGAACATTATATGACTAATGAAGAAATTAAAGAGAAATTTGGTGTGGATTTAGATGCTTATGATGATGAAGATTTAATTCAAGACGATGATATAAATGTTGAAAATAATGAT